A stretch of the Corylus avellana chromosome ca6, CavTom2PMs-1.0 genome encodes the following:
- the LOC132185704 gene encoding F-box/LRR-repeat protein At3g58930-like — MEHKIDRLSVLPEHVMEHILSFMPLKRTLQLSILSKIWQKVWTLFPIPEFNSNFCRSYFYGGWYSISDNEKKQHIMIRIEQREKFNYFVERTLVSRCRQKLRLNKFNLKILVRLEPDYVLANRWIGYAIECNVKELNLDLKSYFYDSEEEPDDYQVPESVLTAKSIVKLKLSGGSLKSCYSDINLSSLRKLDLKRVDMNDQIFQTLISGCPALEEITIGQCYGLKNIHVPSLPRLMVVTLLYSRNLESFQIDAPNLKKLLLPSNIVIDK; from the coding sequence ATGGAGCACAAAATTGACCGACTGTCAGTGTTGCCGGAACATGTTATGGAACACATTCTCTCATTCATGCCCTTGAAAAGAACACTTCAACTTAGTATATTGTCCAAGATCTGGCAAAAGGTCTGGACTTTATTCCCCATTCCAGAATTTAATTCAAACTTCTGTAGGTCATATTTCTACGGAGGTTGGTACTCGATTTCTGACAATGAGAAAAAGCAGCAtatcatgataaggattgaacaGAGAGAGAAGTTCAATTATTTTGTGGAGAGAACTTTAGTAAGCCGTTGTAGGCAAAAGCTACGATTAAACAAGTTTAATCTTAAAATTCTGGTAAGGCTTGAACCGGATTATGTTCTTGCAAACCGTTGGATTGGCTATGCAATTGAATGCAATGTAAAAGAGTTGAATCTGGACTTAAAGTCCTATTTCTATGACAGTGAAGAGGAGCCTGACGATTATCAAGTGCCTGAGAGTGTTCTAACAGCAAAATCAATAGTTAAATTGAAGTTGTCTGGGGGTAGCTTGAAGTCATGTTACAGTGATAttaatttatcttctttgaGAAAGTTGGATTTGAAGCGAGTTGATATGAATGACCAAATTTTCCAAACTCTAATTTCTGGTTGTCCTGCATTAGAAGAGATAACAATTGGACAATGTTACGGGTTGAAAAATATACATGTGCCAAGTCTTCCTAGACTCATGGTGGTTACATTGCTCTATAGTCGTAATCTTGAGAGCTTTCAGATTGACGCACCAAATCTAAAGAAACTACTATTACCATCAAATATTGTGATAGACAAATAG